Genomic segment of Candidatus Flexicrinis affinis:
TCGAAGGGTCGTCGTGACCGCCGGCGTGCCCATGACGCGCTCTCGCTGAAGCATCTCGTCGAGTGCGATACGTGTGGTGAGTACCACATCGCGCACCGCGTATGCCCGAAGTGCGGTTCATACCGCGGCCAGACCATCGTTCAGGTGACGACCGAGTCCTAACAGGTCGTCAGCGCAAGACCGTTTGCGGATCGCCCTGCTCAACCGAGCAGGGCGATTTTCGATTCCGCAGTTCCTACAACGACACGACGCGCGCCGAACCAACGGCCTTCGCCAGCGCGTTCCGCGAGTCGACCACCAACCGCGCCGTCGACTTGACGTGCGTGTAGTCGATCGCGGTGTGATCGGTCACCACGACGACGCAGTCTGCTTCGGCAAGGAGCGCATCACTGTACGGCGTGCTGGACAGTTTGCGTCCGTCTTCGAGCCGCAGGCTTGAGACGTGCGGGTCGTGGTAGACGACGTTCGCGCCCTTCTCTATCAGCAGCTGGAGGACGTCAAGCGCCGGGCTTTCGCGCACGTCGTCGACGTCCTTCTTGTACGCGACTCCCAGCACGACAACCCGTGAGCCGCGCACGGCCTTGCCGTCGTCGTTGAGCGCGTCTGATACCTTTGTGACAACGTACTTCGGCATCGACGTGTTGATCTCGCTGGCCAGCTCGATGAAACGCGCCGTGTAGTTCAGCGTCTTGAGCTTCCAGCTCAGGTACAACGGATCGATCGGGATGCAGTGGCCGCCCAGACCCGGGCCGGGGTAGAACGGCATGAACCCGAACGGCTTCGACTTGGCCGCCTCGATCACTTCCCAAACGTTGACGCCCAACCGGTCGCACATCAGCGCGATCTCGTTGACG
This window contains:
- the rpmF gene encoding 50S ribosomal protein L32, translating into MGPLPKRKISKGRRDRRRAHDALSLKHLVECDTCGEYHIAHRVCPKCGSYRGQTIVQVTTES